The following proteins are co-located in the Leptospira weilii genome:
- a CDS encoding DUF1564 domain-containing protein, which translates to MDLLLLSCEKKILSSLNEGTIGTDSLLIPMSYWNRLDAFQKKALSKKLPFLLKRYTKHLASLDRLHWRAGKIKYNWGVGELKKMTIHVNSGVWAVLGALAAAHGVSRCFLFNYLLWLEDVGVGDSIVNTMNRGVPQFHGTYKMSWTLNLRKNQISRALFFEPNPITSKHLSSLPKPNL; encoded by the coding sequence ATGGACCTTCTTTTACTTTCTTGCGAGAAAAAAATTCTATCCTCTTTGAATGAAGGAACGATCGGCACCGATTCCCTTTTGATTCCGATGAGTTATTGGAACCGACTGGACGCGTTTCAGAAAAAGGCCCTTTCCAAAAAACTTCCTTTTTTACTGAAGAGGTATACGAAGCACCTCGCGTCCCTGGATCGTCTTCATTGGAGAGCCGGGAAGATCAAATACAACTGGGGTGTGGGCGAATTGAAGAAGATGACGATTCATGTGAATTCCGGAGTTTGGGCGGTTTTGGGTGCTTTGGCGGCCGCGCACGGGGTTTCCAGGTGTTTTCTTTTTAATTATCTTCTTTGGTTGGAAGACGTTGGAGTCGGGGATTCTATTGTGAACACGATGAACCGGGGAGTTCCTCAATTTCACGGGACTTACAAGATGAGTTGGACCTTAAATCTACGAAAAAATCAAATTTCCAGGGCCTTATTCTTCGAACCGAACCCAATCACCAGCAAACATTTGTCCTCCTTACCAAAACCAAACCTCTAA
- a CDS encoding sodium-translocating pyrophosphatase, with translation MSILAIVTAVVYALKVTTIKVGAAGGNEKETKKLLEISSAISEGAMAFLVREYKVISVFIAFMAVLIVLLLDNPATEGFNDGLHTAIAFIAGAIISCLSGFIGMKIATAGNVRTAEAAKTSLSKAFRVAFDSGAVMGFGLVGLAILGMIVLFLVFTGMYPTIEKHFLMESLAGFGLGGSAVALFARVGGGIYTKAADVGADLVGKVEKGIPEDDPRNPATIADNVGDNVGDVAGMGADLFGSCAEATCAALVIGATASALSGSVDALLYPLLISAFGIPASLLTSFLARVREGGNVESALKVQLWVSTLLVAGIMYFVTNTFMVDSFEIAGKTITKWDVYISMIVGLFSGMFIGIVTEYYTSHSYKPVREVAEASNTGAATNIIYGLSLGYHSSVIPVILLVITIVTANLLAGMYGIAIAALGMISTIAVGLTIDAYGPVADNAGGIAEMAELGKEVRDRTDTLDAAGNTTAAIGKGFAIGSAALTSLALFAAFITRTHTITLEVLNAEVFGGLMFGAMLPFLFTAMTMKSVGKAAVDMVEEVRKQFREIPGIMEGKNKPNYKRCVDISTTAALREMILPGLLVLMTPILVGYLFGVKTLAGVLAGALVAGVVLAISAANSGGGWDNAKKYIEKKAGGKGSDQHKAAVVGDTVGDPFKDTSGPSINILIKLMAITSLVFAEFFVQQGGLLMRLFHH, from the coding sequence ATGTCTATTTTGGCGATCGTCACTGCGGTAGTTTATGCCCTAAAAGTTACCACTATTAAAGTGGGTGCTGCGGGCGGTAACGAGAAAGAAACGAAAAAACTTTTAGAAATATCTTCCGCTATCTCCGAGGGGGCTATGGCCTTCCTCGTTCGGGAATACAAGGTCATTTCCGTATTCATCGCCTTTATGGCAGTCCTAATCGTTCTTCTTTTGGACAATCCTGCCACCGAAGGGTTCAATGACGGACTTCACACAGCGATTGCGTTTATCGCAGGGGCCATAATCTCTTGTCTTTCCGGTTTTATCGGAATGAAAATAGCAACCGCAGGAAATGTAAGAACGGCGGAAGCGGCAAAAACTTCCCTGTCCAAAGCTTTCCGAGTCGCTTTTGACTCCGGAGCGGTGATGGGATTCGGACTCGTGGGACTTGCGATCCTTGGAATGATCGTCCTCTTTCTCGTTTTTACGGGAATGTATCCTACGATAGAAAAACACTTCCTTATGGAATCCTTAGCCGGTTTCGGTTTAGGCGGTTCTGCAGTTGCGTTATTTGCCCGAGTGGGCGGTGGAATTTACACAAAGGCTGCGGACGTAGGAGCGGACTTGGTCGGTAAGGTAGAAAAGGGAATTCCCGAAGACGATCCAAGAAATCCCGCAACGATTGCGGATAACGTGGGAGACAACGTGGGGGACGTGGCCGGAATGGGGGCCGACTTGTTCGGTTCTTGTGCGGAAGCGACTTGTGCGGCTCTCGTGATCGGCGCGACCGCGTCGGCTCTTTCCGGGTCCGTGGACGCTCTTCTTTATCCGCTTCTGATTTCCGCTTTTGGAATTCCCGCTTCTCTTTTGACCAGTTTTCTTGCGAGAGTCAGAGAAGGCGGAAACGTAGAATCCGCGTTGAAAGTTCAGCTCTGGGTTTCCACCTTACTTGTCGCGGGGATTATGTATTTCGTAACGAATACGTTTATGGTGGATTCTTTTGAAATCGCAGGGAAAACGATTACCAAGTGGGATGTATATATATCCATGATCGTCGGGCTTTTTTCCGGAATGTTTATAGGGATTGTAACCGAGTATTATACTTCTCATTCCTACAAACCCGTAAGGGAGGTCGCGGAAGCGTCTAACACCGGAGCGGCGACGAATATCATCTATGGCCTATCTCTCGGATATCATTCTTCCGTAATTCCGGTGATTTTACTCGTAATCACCATCGTAACTGCGAATCTTCTCGCGGGGATGTATGGAATTGCGATCGCAGCTCTCGGGATGATTTCCACGATTGCCGTCGGACTGACGATCGATGCTTATGGTCCTGTTGCCGATAACGCGGGCGGGATTGCTGAAATGGCTGAACTCGGAAAAGAAGTTCGGGATAGAACCGATACTCTTGATGCGGCGGGAAATACGACTGCGGCGATCGGTAAGGGTTTTGCAATCGGTTCCGCAGCGCTTACTTCTCTCGCGCTTTTTGCCGCGTTTATCACAAGGACGCATACGATCACTCTAGAAGTTCTGAACGCGGAAGTGTTCGGCGGATTGATGTTCGGGGCGATGCTTCCTTTTTTATTCACCGCTATGACAATGAAATCCGTAGGTAAGGCTGCGGTTGATATGGTGGAAGAAGTTCGTAAACAATTCCGTGAAATTCCGGGCATTATGGAAGGAAAAAATAAACCGAACTACAAACGTTGTGTGGACATTTCCACGACGGCGGCACTTCGGGAAATGATTCTTCCCGGATTACTTGTTCTCATGACTCCGATTTTGGTCGGGTATCTTTTCGGAGTGAAAACTCTTGCGGGTGTTCTTGCGGGTGCGTTGGTCGCGGGAGTGGTTCTTGCTATCTCTGCGGCGAATTCCGGCGGAGGTTGGGACAACGCGAAGAAATATATCGAAAAAAAAGCCGGTGGTAAAGGTTCCGACCAACACAAAGCGGCGGTCGTAGGCGATACAGTGGGGGATCCATTCAAGGATACTTCCGGACCCTCAATCAACATCCTGATCAAACTGATGGCGATCACAAGTCTCGTTTTTGCGGAATTTTTCGTTCAACAAGGCGGGCTTTTGATGAGATTGTTTCATCATTAA